From the genome of Globicephala melas chromosome 16, mGloMel1.2, whole genome shotgun sequence, one region includes:
- the CYP26A1 gene encoding cytochrome P450 26A1 isoform X1, giving the protein MGLPALLASALCTFVLPLLLFLAAIKLWDLYCVSSRDRSCALPLPPGTMGFPFFGETLQMVLQRSKFLQMKRRKYGFIYKTHLFGRPTVRVMGADNVRRILLGEHRLVSVQWPASVRTILGSGCLSNLHDSLHKQRKKVIMRAFSREALQCYVPVIAEEVGSCLEQWLSCGESGLLVYPQVKRLMFRIAMRILMGCESRLASGGEAEQQLVEAFEEMTRNLFSLPIDVPFSGLYRGLKARNLIHARIEENIRAKICGLRAAEADGGYKDALQLLIEHSWERGERLDMQALKQSSTELLFGGHETTASAATSLITYLGLYPHVLQKLREELKSKGLLCKGNQDNKLDMEILEQLKYTGCVIKETLRLNPPVPGGFRVALKTFELNGYQIPKGWNVIYSICDTHDVADIFTNKEEFNPDRFLLPHPEDASRFSFIPFGGGLRSCVGKEFAKILLKIFTVELARRCDWQLLNGPPTMKTSPTVCPVDDLPARFTRFQGEI; this is encoded by the exons ATGGGGCTCCCAGCATTGCTGGCCAGTGCTCTCTGCACCTTCGTGCTACCGCTGCTGCTCTTCCTGGCAGCGATCAAGCTCTGGGACCTGTACTGCGTGAGCAGCCGGGACCGCAGCTGCGCCCTCCCGTTGCCCCCCGGAACTATGGGCTTCCCCTTCTTTGGGGAAACTTTGCAGATGGTGCTTCAG CGAAGCAAGTTCCTGCAGATGAAGCGCAGGAAATACGGCTTCATCTACAAGACACATCTGTTCGGTCGGCCCACGGTGCGGGTGATGGGAGCGGACAACGTGCGGCGCATCTTGCTCGGGGAGCACCGGCTGGTGTCAGTCCAGTGGCCCGCGTCTGTGCGCACCATCCTGGGCTCCGGCTGCCTCTCCAACCTGCACGACTCCTTGCACAAGCAGCGCAAGAAG GTGATTATGCGGGCCTTCAGCCGCGAGGCGCTCCAGTGCTACGTGCCAGTGATCGCCGAGGAAGTGGGCAGTTGCCTGGAGCAGTGGCTGAGCTGCGGCGAGAGCGGCCTCCTAGTCTACCCCCAGGTGAAGCGCCTTATGTTCCGCATCGCTATGCGCATCCTGATGGGCTGCGAGTCCCGGCTGGCGAGCGGCGGGGAAGCAGAGCAGCAGCTGGTAGAGGCCTTCGAGGAAATGACCCGCAATCTCTTCTCGTTGCCCATAGACGTGCCCTTCAGCGGGCTGTACCGG GGACTGAAGGCGCGGAACCTCATCCACGCGCGCATCGAGGAGAATATTCGCGCCAAGATCTGCGGGCTGCGGGCGGCCGAGGCGGACGGGGGCTACAAAGATGCGCTGCAGCTGTTGATCGAGCACtcgtgggagaggggagagaggctggacaTGCAG GCACTAAAGCAGTCTTCAACTGAGCTCCTCTTTGGAGGACACGAAACCACAGCCAGTGCAGCTACATCTCTGATCACTTACCTGGGGCTCTACCCACATGTCCTGCAGAAACTCCGAGAGGAGCTGAAAAGTAAG GGTTTACTTTGCAAGGGCAACCAAGACAACAAGTTGGACATGGAAATTTTGGAACAGCTTAAATACACTGGGTGTGTTATTAAAGAGACCCTTCGACTGAATCCCCCAGTTCCAGGAGGATTTCGGGTCGCTCTTAAGACTTTTGAATTAAAT GGATACCAGATTCCCAAGGGCTGGAATGTTATCTACAGTATCTGTGATACTCACGATGTTGCCGATATCTTCACCAACAAGGAGGAATTCAATCCTGACCGCTTTCTGCTGCCTCACCCGGAGGATGCATCCAGGTTCAGCTTCATTCCATTTGGAGGAGGCCTTAGGAGCTGCGTAGGGAAAGAGTTCGCAAAaattcttctcaaaatatttacAGTGGAGCTGGCCAGGCGTTGTGACTGGCAGCTTCTAAATGGACCTCCTACAATGAAAACGAGTCCCACCGTGTGTCCTGTGGACGATCTCCCGGCAAGGTTCACCCGCTTCCAGGGGGAAATCTGA
- the CYP26A1 gene encoding cytochrome P450 26A1 isoform X2: MGFPFFGETLQMVLQRSKFLQMKRRKYGFIYKTHLFGRPTVRVMGADNVRRILLGEHRLVSVQWPASVRTILGSGCLSNLHDSLHKQRKKVIMRAFSREALQCYVPVIAEEVGSCLEQWLSCGESGLLVYPQVKRLMFRIAMRILMGCESRLASGGEAEQQLVEAFEEMTRNLFSLPIDVPFSGLYRGLKARNLIHARIEENIRAKICGLRAAEADGGYKDALQLLIEHSWERGERLDMQALKQSSTELLFGGHETTASAATSLITYLGLYPHVLQKLREELKSKGLLCKGNQDNKLDMEILEQLKYTGCVIKETLRLNPPVPGGFRVALKTFELNLITPPRISVIFFLLKVEFQFVSPLDFIIFCRDTRFPRAGMLSTVSVILTMLPISSPTRRNSILTAFCCLTRRMHPGSASFHLEEALGAA; this comes from the exons ATGGGCTTCCCCTTCTTTGGGGAAACTTTGCAGATGGTGCTTCAG CGAAGCAAGTTCCTGCAGATGAAGCGCAGGAAATACGGCTTCATCTACAAGACACATCTGTTCGGTCGGCCCACGGTGCGGGTGATGGGAGCGGACAACGTGCGGCGCATCTTGCTCGGGGAGCACCGGCTGGTGTCAGTCCAGTGGCCCGCGTCTGTGCGCACCATCCTGGGCTCCGGCTGCCTCTCCAACCTGCACGACTCCTTGCACAAGCAGCGCAAGAAG GTGATTATGCGGGCCTTCAGCCGCGAGGCGCTCCAGTGCTACGTGCCAGTGATCGCCGAGGAAGTGGGCAGTTGCCTGGAGCAGTGGCTGAGCTGCGGCGAGAGCGGCCTCCTAGTCTACCCCCAGGTGAAGCGCCTTATGTTCCGCATCGCTATGCGCATCCTGATGGGCTGCGAGTCCCGGCTGGCGAGCGGCGGGGAAGCAGAGCAGCAGCTGGTAGAGGCCTTCGAGGAAATGACCCGCAATCTCTTCTCGTTGCCCATAGACGTGCCCTTCAGCGGGCTGTACCGG GGACTGAAGGCGCGGAACCTCATCCACGCGCGCATCGAGGAGAATATTCGCGCCAAGATCTGCGGGCTGCGGGCGGCCGAGGCGGACGGGGGCTACAAAGATGCGCTGCAGCTGTTGATCGAGCACtcgtgggagaggggagagaggctggacaTGCAG GCACTAAAGCAGTCTTCAACTGAGCTCCTCTTTGGAGGACACGAAACCACAGCCAGTGCAGCTACATCTCTGATCACTTACCTGGGGCTCTACCCACATGTCCTGCAGAAACTCCGAGAGGAGCTGAAAAGTAAG GGTTTACTTTGCAAGGGCAACCAAGACAACAAGTTGGACATGGAAATTTTGGAACAGCTTAAATACACTGGGTGTGTTATTAAAGAGACCCTTCGACTGAATCCCCCAGTTCCAGGAGGATTTCGGGTCGCTCTTAAGACTTTTGAATTAAAT CTCATAACTCCTCCAAGGatatcagtgatttttttcctgttgaagGTTGAATTCCAGTTTGTCAGTCCTTTGGACTTCATAATCTTTTGCAGGGATACCAGATTCCCAAGGGCTGGAATGTTATCTACAGTATCTGTGATACTCACGATGTTGCCGATATCTTCACCAACAAGGAGGAATTCAATCCTGACCGCTTTCTGCTGCCTCACCCGGAGGATGCATCCAGGTTCAGCTTCATTCCATTTGGAGGAGGCCTTAGGAGCTGCGTAG